The proteins below are encoded in one region of Oncorhynchus kisutch isolate 150728-3 linkage group LG14, Okis_V2, whole genome shotgun sequence:
- the hsd17b8 gene encoding (3R)-3-hydroxyacyl-CoA dehydrogenase, translating to MWRHLLDQERTTRSSTTTIMAATTRLISRLTVVTGGGSGIGRAVCQRFASEGAIVVVADISEESANQTLDSLNHDHKGQDHMASAVDVSSRESVEKLFTSIQCRYFQPPSVCVNAAGITRDEFLLKMEDGDFDKVIQVNLKGTFLLTQAVGKALVACGAPKGSIITVGSIVGKVGNIGQANYSASKAGVEGLTRTAAKELSRYGIRCNCVLPGFITTPMTDKVPEKVISQLTSMVPLGRMGEPAEVADVCAFLASDDSRYITGTSIEVTGGLFIG from the exons ATGTGGCGCCATCTCCTGGATCAAGAGAGAACAACTCGGTCTTCAACGACAACCATCATGGCGGCCACCACACGGCTCATATCAAGGTTGACTGTTGTCACGG GAGGGGGCAGCGGGATTGGCCGAGCCGTATGCCAGCGATTTGCTTCCGAGGGTGCCATAGTGGTGGTCGCTGACATCAGCGAGGAGTCAGCCAATCAGACCCTGGACAGCCTGAACCATGACCACAAAGGGCAGGACCACATGGCGTCTGCTGTGGATGTTTCATCAAGGGAGAGTGTAGAGAAACTATTCACAAGCATACAG TGTCGGTACTTCCAGCCTCCCTCGGTATGTGTGAATGCCGCAGGGATCACTCGGGATGAGTTCCTCCTGAAAATGGAGGACGGGGACTTTGACAAGGTTATCCAAGTCAACCTAAAG GGTACATTCCTCCTGACTCAGGCTGTTGGCAAGGCTCTGGTTGCCTGTGGAGCTCCTAAAGGCTCCATTATTACCGTGGGCAGCATTGTGGGCAAG GTGGGCAATATTGGACAGGCAAACTACTCTGCTTCCAAAGCAGGTGTGGAGGGCCTGACCAGAACTGCAGCCAAGGAGCTGAGCAG aTATGGGATCCGGTGTAACTGTGTGCTTCCAGGGTTTATAACCACACCCATGACTGATAAAGTACCAGAGAAAGTAATCAGTCAG ctTACGTCCATGGTGCCACTTGGGAGGATGGGAGAGCCTGCAG aGGTAGCTGATGTATGTGCCTTTCTGGCTTCTGATGACTCTCGCTACATCACTGGAACCAGTATTGAAGTAACAG GAGGCCTTTTCATTGGCTGA